A region of Lepeophtheirus salmonis chromosome 13, UVic_Lsal_1.4, whole genome shotgun sequence DNA encodes the following proteins:
- the AP-1mu gene encoding AP-1 complex subunit mu-1 has product MVLSAIYILDMKGKVLINRNYRGDIENNVIEKFIGQTTIAEDEGSSAPLISTSDGVTFAYIKRNNLYVVATTRKNSNIAMIFVLLHKICSVMEDYFKDVEEESIRDNFVIIYELLDELVDFGYPQTTDGKILQEYITQEGHKLEVVVRPPPAVTNAVSWRPEGLKYTKNEVFLDVIESVNLLAGASGNVLRSEIVGAIKMRVYLSGMPELRLGLNDKVLFESTGRGKSKSVELEDVKFHQCVRLSRFDNDRTISFIPPDGEFELMSYRLTTHVKPLIWIESVIERHAHSRVEYMVKAKSQFKRRSTANNVEIVIPVPNDADSPKFKTTSGHCKYVPEQSSIIWTIKSFPGGKEYLMRAHFGLPSVESELTEGKPPIHVKFEIPYFTTSGIQVRYLKIIEKSGYQALPWVRYITQNGDYQLRTN; this is encoded by the exons ATGGTTCTGAGTGCCATATACATCCTGGATATGAAGGGCAAAGTTCTCATCAATAGAAATTATAGAGGGGATATTGAGAACAATGTGATTGAGAAGTTTATTGGACAAACGACGATTGCCGAAGATGAGGGCTCAAGTGCTCCACTCATCAGCACAAGCGATGGAGTCACTTTTGcttatattaaaagaaacaatttataTGTCGTTGCTACTACGAGAAAGAATTCCAATATTGCCATGATTTTCGTTCTACTTCATAAAATCTGCTCT GTTAtggaagattattttaaagatgttGAAGAAGAAAGCATTCgtgataattttgttattatatatgaaCTTCTTGATGAGCTAGTTGATTTTGGCTATCCCCAAACGACTGACGGTAAAATACTCCAAGA GTACATAACTCAAGAAGGTCATAAACTAGAAGTGGTTGTTAGACCACCTCCTGCTGTCACTAATGCCGTTTCTTGGCGTCCTGAGGggttaaaatatactaaaaacgAAGTTTTTCTTGATGTTATTGAATCTGTCAACTTACTTGCGGGTGCGTCTGGAAATGTTTTACGATCGGAAATTGTTGGTGCTATTAAAATGAGAGTCTATTTGAGTGGGATGCCGGAATTGAGGCTTGGTTTGAATGACAAAGTTCTTTTTGAGAGTACTGGTCGTGGAAAGTCAAAATCGGTGGAATTAGAAGATGTGAAGTTTCATCAGTGTGTACGTTTATCCAGATTTGATAATGATCGTACGATTTCGTTTATTCCACCTGACGGTGAATTTGAACTCATGTCATATCGACTAACGACGCAT GTGAAGCCTTTAATATGGATTGAATCTGTGATTGAACGACATGCTCACTCCCGAGTTGAATATATGGTTAAAGCAAAGTCTCAGTTCAAAAGGAGGTCCACTGCAAATAATGTAGAAATAGTCATTCCTGTCCCTAATGACGCAGACTCTCCGAAATTCAAGACGACTTCTGGTCATTGTAAATATGTACCAGAACAGTCCTCCATCATTTGGACTATAAAATCCTTCCCCGGTGGAAAAGAGTATCTTATGAGAGCTCACTTTGGACTACCGAGTGTAGAGTCGGAACTCACAGAAGGGAAACCTCCTATCCatgttaaatttgaaataccATATTTTACAACTTCTGGAATTCAA gtaagatatttaaaaatcatagaAAAGTCGGGATATCAAGCCTTACCCTGGGTTCGCTACATCACTCAAAACGGAGACTATCAACTTAGAACGAattaa
- the LOC121127983 gene encoding uncharacterized protein — protein MIKIVFACTLLASVLADNAPSYHAVPSPAYHAPAVHHHQAPAHYDESPQPYSFQYGVSDGYSGVNIAAQENADGKVTHGSYKVALPDTRVQTVTYTVDGYNGFVADVAYEGTPVYDEYVPQHKNHQQAGSYHVPTPSYKPTPVPAYKSAPAPAYKPAPAPAYQPAPAPAYRPAPTPSYRPTPLPKYA, from the coding sequence atgattaagATTGTCTTCGCTTGTACCCTTCTTGCCTCAGTCCTTGCTGACAATGCTCCATCCTACCATGCTGTTCCTTCTCCAGCATACCATGCTCCAGCAGTTCATCATCATCAAGCCCCTGCTCACTATGATGAGAGCCCTCAGCCCTATTCCTTCCAATACGGAGTCTCTGATGGATACTCTGGTGTAAACATTGCTGCTCAAGAAAATGCTGATGGAAAAGTGACCCATGGATCCTACAAGGTTGCCCTTCCCGACACTCGTGTCCAGACTGTGACATACACTGTTGATGGCTATAATGGATTTGTTGCTGATGTTGCCTATGAGGGAACTCCCGTCTATGATGAATATGTTCCTCAACACAAGAACCATCAACAAGCTGGATCCTACCATGTCCCAACTCCTTCTTACAAGCCTACACCCGTCCCCGCCTACAAGTCTGCACCTGCCCCTGCCTACAAGCCAGCTCCAGCACCTGCTTACCAACCTGCTCCAGCCCCTGCTTATAGACCAGCACCTACCCCATCCTACAGACCTACTCCTCTTCCAAAATACGCCTAA
- the LOC121127982 gene encoding uncharacterized protein, translating to MIKIVFACTLLASALADNAPSYHAVPSPAYHAPAVHHHQAPAHYDESPKPYSFQYGVSDGYSGVNIAAQENADGKVTHGSYKVALPDTRVQTVTYTVDGYNGFVADVAYEGTPVYDEYVPQHKNQHQAGSYHVPNPSYKPAPVSAYKSAPAPAYKPAPVPAYQPAPVPSYKPAPAPAYRPAPTPSYKPAPLPKYA from the coding sequence atGATTAAGATTGTCTTCGCTTGCACCCTTCTAGCCTCAGCCCTTGCTGACAATGCTCCATCATACCATGCTGTTCCTTCTCCAGCATACCATGCTCCAGCAGTTCATCATCATCAAGCCCCCGCTCACTATGATGAGAGCCCCAAGCCCTACTCCTTCCAATACGGAGTCTCTGATGGATACTCTGGTGTAAACATTGCTGCTCAAGAAAATGCTGATGGAAAAGTGACCCATGGATCCTACAAGGTTGCACTTCCCGACACTCGTGTCCAGACTGTGACATACACTGTTGATGGCTATAATGGATTTGTTGCTGATGTTGCTTATGAGGGAACTCCCGTCTATGATGAATATGTTCCTCAACACAAGAACCAACACCAAGCTGGATCCTACCATGTCCCAAATCCTTCTTACAAGCCTGCCCCCGTCTCCGCTTACAAGTCTGCACCTGCCCCTGCCTACAAGCCAGCTCCAGTTCCTGCTTACCAACCTGCTCCAGTTCCATCTTACAAACCTGCACCAGCCCCTGCTTATAGACCAGCACCTACTCCATCCTACAAGCCTGCTCCTCTTCCAAAATACGCTTAA
- the LOC121127980 gene encoding uncharacterized protein has product MFRLFLTCVLAIAFVSGDTTPKVYQPSPTQSYKPDPSPTSYQPPSGSYRSNRYEESPQDYSPQPYAFNYGVSDDYSGANFKAEESADGKAVSGSYQVALPDGRIQTVRYTVDGYNGFVADVQYEGTPVYPKYEPKNNYKTSPPSYRTQPIYNPPSQSSPPQYNPPSQSSPPQYNPPSQSSPPQYKPPIYKSNPTPKFKTISN; this is encoded by the coding sequence ATGTTTCGTTTGTTCCTCACTTGTGTTTTAGCAATTGCCTTCGTCTCTGGAGATACGACTCCAAAAGTGTATCAACCAAGTCCAACACAGAGCTATAAGCCCGATCCTTCACCAACATCTTATCAACCCCCCTCAGGTTCCTATCGCTCCAATCGCTACGAGGAGTCTCCTCAAGATTACTCCCCTCAACCCTATGCCTTTAATTACGGCGTATCTGATGATTATTCAGGAGCAAATTTTAAGGCTGAGGAATCTGCTGATGGTAAAGCAGTCTCTGGATCGTATCAAGTAGCTTTACCTGATGGACGGATTCAAACTGTGAGATACACCGTGGATGGTTATAATGGATTTGTTGCTGATGTGCAATATGAAGGAACTCCCGTGTATCCCAAGTACGAACCAAAGAATAACTACAAAACTTCTCCTCCCTCATATCGTACTCAACCCATCTACAATCCTCCTTCACAATCCTCTCCACCTCAATACAATCCTCCTTCACAATCATCTCCACCTCAATACAATCCTCCTTCACAATCCTCTCCACCTCAATACAAGCCTCCTATATACAAGAGCAATCCTACACCAAAGTTTAAAACCAtctcaaattaa